Proteins encoded in a region of the Haloarcula sp. CBA1129 genome:
- a CDS encoding non-histone chromosomal MC1 family protein, translating to MAPDSDKRNFALREDGDESSVFSGGTPRQAALKAARRLEPADGEDQADPEEIRLREKGTHKVHIYEAWAWVEEAPDDKPDWMPGDITKGNVSKQGVEHLDEI from the coding sequence ATGGCACCCGACAGTGACAAGCGCAACTTCGCACTGCGCGAAGACGGTGACGAATCGAGCGTCTTCTCCGGCGGAACACCTCGACAGGCTGCGTTGAAGGCAGCACGTCGACTCGAGCCGGCCGACGGTGAAGATCAGGCTGACCCTGAGGAAATACGACTACGAGAGAAAGGGACCCACAAAGTCCACATCTACGAAGCGTGGGCATGGGTCGAGGAGGCGCCGGACGATAAACCCGACTGGATGCCCGGTGACATCACGAAAGGGAACGTCTCGAAACAGGGCGTTGAACACCTAGACGAGATCTAG
- a CDS encoding quinone-dependent dihydroorotate dehydrogenase, producing MRPYDIAKPFLFALPAETANRSIHRLLAAVDGTQVADVMADRYTVADDRLTVEAFGHTFDNPVGVAAGFDKNATIPGTLASLGFGFAEVGGVTAEPQTGNARPRMFRLKEDEAIINRMGLNNDGATVIGERLKNVDAPFPVGVNIAKTEHVGTEAAPDDYRTTYEHVAEGGDFFVVNVSCPNSEGFEELQNRDAMEAILSELQDAGAAPLLVKLSPDLPEPAVEDALDLVTELDLDGVVATNTTTERPASLRSPNAVETGGLSGKPIENEATEMVRFVAERVDVPVVGVGGVSTAEGAYRKVRAGASLVQLYTGLVYRGPSIAREINEGLLDLLVEDGFDSVEDAVGADL from the coding sequence ATGAGACCTTACGATATCGCGAAGCCATTCCTGTTTGCCCTGCCAGCAGAGACCGCTAACCGAAGCATCCACCGACTGCTGGCGGCAGTCGACGGAACGCAGGTCGCCGACGTGATGGCCGACCGCTACACCGTCGCTGACGACCGACTCACTGTAGAGGCCTTCGGCCACACCTTCGACAACCCCGTCGGTGTCGCCGCCGGATTCGACAAGAACGCCACCATTCCCGGAACGCTGGCATCGCTTGGTTTCGGCTTCGCCGAAGTCGGTGGTGTCACGGCCGAGCCACAGACCGGCAACGCCCGCCCGCGGATGTTCCGGCTCAAAGAGGACGAGGCCATCATCAACCGGATGGGGCTGAACAACGACGGAGCCACCGTTATCGGCGAGCGATTGAAGAACGTCGACGCACCCTTCCCAGTCGGCGTCAACATCGCCAAGACGGAACACGTCGGAACAGAGGCCGCCCCTGACGACTACCGGACAACGTACGAACACGTCGCGGAGGGCGGGGACTTCTTCGTCGTCAACGTCTCCTGTCCCAACTCCGAGGGGTTCGAAGAACTCCAGAACCGGGATGCGATGGAGGCCATCCTCAGCGAGCTACAGGACGCGGGCGCGGCCCCGCTGCTCGTGAAGCTCTCGCCGGACCTCCCCGAGCCGGCAGTCGAGGATGCGCTGGATCTGGTGACCGAACTGGACCTAGACGGCGTCGTCGCGACTAACACGACAACGGAACGGCCCGCCAGCCTGCGCTCGCCGAATGCCGTCGAGACGGGTGGTCTTTCCGGGAAACCAATCGAGAACGAGGCGACTGAGATGGTCAGGTTCGTCGCCGAGCGCGTCGACGTGCCCGTCGTCGGCGTCGGCGGTGTCTCGACGGCTGAGGGCGCATACCGGAAGGTCCGCGCCGGGGCCTCGCTCGTCCAGCTGTACACCGGCCTAGTCTATCGCGGCCCGTCCATCGCCCGCGAGATCAACGAGGGGTTGCTTGACCTGCTCGTGGAGGACGGCTTCGACTCGGTCGAAGACGCCGTCGGCGCGGACCTGTAG
- a CDS encoding RDD family protein: MTDSPRTLHIASWDDRFLAWLLDILLVGVVLSALGQAAGVFSLLTGGLSLTTPATGLNGLGLFVYWTVLEGRQGQSAGKIVMNIAVTDERGDAIGYGTAAIESFGKAFLLPIDILVGWLAYEEEGLRLFNKLSSTIVVETDEEETGKPSDVEYVYPNDG; the protein is encoded by the coding sequence ATGACCGACAGCCCCCGAACACTGCATATCGCTTCTTGGGACGACCGATTTCTCGCGTGGCTCCTCGACATCCTGCTCGTTGGTGTCGTCCTCTCTGCGCTGGGCCAAGCCGCAGGTGTATTCTCGCTACTGACTGGAGGCCTCTCGCTTACGACCCCCGCCACCGGCCTGAACGGTCTCGGTTTGTTCGTGTACTGGACTGTACTCGAAGGCCGACAGGGTCAGTCAGCCGGCAAGATAGTCATGAACATCGCCGTCACAGACGAGCGTGGCGATGCCATCGGCTACGGTACGGCAGCCATCGAGAGCTTCGGGAAGGCGTTCCTGCTTCCCATAGACATCCTCGTGGGCTGGCTTGCCTACGAGGAGGAGGGGTTGCGGCTGTTCAACAAACTCTCCTCGACTATTGTCGTCGAAACCGACGAAGAGGAAACAGGAAAACCGAGCGACGTGGAGTACGTCTACCCGAATGACGGGTAG
- the pheT gene encoding phenylalanine--tRNA ligase subunit beta, producing the protein MPVVDVDPDELRYLTGHDEKDDDELKSDLFDLGLEFEGWTEDDEFQLEFAPDRLDRLSVEGVARSLRYHYGDDRGVDIPNTNSADWTIEVEDQPEERPYVTGAIVRGLDMDEAALESLIQLQEKLHATMGRKRAKGAIGVHDLTMLKGDSVTDETGKSITYTSADPDEATFVPLDADAEMTPSEVMASHETGQTYGDLVADFDRVPAIYDAIGLFSFPPVINGRRTEVSVDSRDLFIEMTGTDQWTIDHMCNIVCYALAARGGQVEKVDVSYADDAPGEYAGKTLERPDFAVRTKTVTHDRIESILGVSLDEREVIDYAERAGLDATETKSDDGVAYDVEVPPYRVDVIHPLDIIDDIGRALGFNSLEPTYPDVSTVGGRHERSRLEDAARDALVGLGFEDLLNFHMINEAENFERMGLSVPGTDEQADGVVGLSDPVTIQEPYSEDYTILRTWALPSIMMVLENNTHRSYPQDLAEIGLAAGLDDSENTGVAEHRTVAAALARTDASYEDAKARLQALADAFDKDLKTPATTHPSFIGGRVADVVLDGEVVGVIGELHPKVLVEHDLELPVAAFEFRLDALK; encoded by the coding sequence ATGCCGGTCGTCGATGTTGACCCCGACGAACTGCGGTATCTGACCGGTCACGACGAGAAAGACGACGACGAACTCAAGTCTGACCTGTTCGATCTCGGCCTCGAATTCGAGGGCTGGACCGAGGACGACGAGTTCCAACTAGAGTTCGCACCGGACCGACTGGACCGTCTCTCGGTCGAGGGTGTTGCTCGCTCCCTGCGGTATCATTACGGCGACGACCGCGGGGTAGACATCCCCAACACGAATAGCGCTGACTGGACCATCGAGGTCGAGGACCAGCCCGAGGAGCGACCCTACGTCACCGGCGCTATCGTCCGCGGGCTGGATATGGACGAGGCCGCGCTGGAGTCGCTCATCCAGCTACAGGAGAAGCTCCACGCGACGATGGGGCGCAAGCGGGCGAAAGGCGCTATCGGCGTCCACGACCTCACCATGCTCAAAGGCGATTCGGTCACAGACGAGACGGGCAAGTCCATCACCTACACCAGCGCCGACCCCGATGAGGCGACGTTCGTCCCGCTGGACGCCGACGCGGAGATGACCCCCAGTGAGGTCATGGCTTCTCACGAGACCGGCCAGACATACGGCGACCTCGTGGCCGACTTCGACCGCGTGCCGGCCATCTACGACGCCATCGGGCTGTTCTCGTTCCCGCCGGTCATCAACGGCCGCCGGACCGAGGTCAGCGTCGACTCACGGGACCTGTTCATCGAGATGACCGGGACCGACCAGTGGACCATCGACCACATGTGTAACATCGTCTGCTACGCGCTTGCCGCCCGCGGCGGTCAGGTCGAGAAGGTCGACGTGTCCTACGCCGACGACGCGCCCGGCGAATACGCTGGCAAAACCCTGGAGCGCCCGGATTTCGCCGTGCGGACGAAGACGGTCACCCACGACCGCATCGAGTCCATCCTTGGTGTCTCGCTGGACGAGCGCGAAGTCATCGATTACGCTGAGCGCGCGGGCCTCGATGCGACCGAGACGAAATCTGACGATGGCGTGGCCTACGACGTCGAGGTGCCACCCTACCGCGTTGACGTCATCCACCCGCTCGATATCATCGATGACATCGGGCGGGCGCTCGGGTTCAACAGCCTCGAACCGACCTACCCCGATGTCTCGACAGTCGGCGGCCGCCACGAGCGGTCTAGACTGGAGGACGCCGCCCGGGACGCTCTGGTCGGCTTGGGCTTCGAAGACCTGCTGAACTTCCACATGATAAACGAAGCCGAGAACTTCGAGCGGATGGGGCTGTCGGTTCCGGGGACCGACGAGCAGGCCGACGGCGTCGTCGGCCTATCCGACCCGGTCACCATTCAGGAACCCTACAGCGAGGACTACACCATCCTCCGGACGTGGGCGCTCCCCTCCATCATGATGGTGCTTGAGAACAACACCCACCGGAGCTACCCGCAGGACCTCGCCGAGATTGGGCTGGCGGCGGGTCTCGATGACTCGGAGAACACCGGTGTCGCCGAACACCGTACCGTTGCCGCCGCGCTCGCGCGCACAGACGCCTCCTACGAGGACGCCAAGGCTCGCCTGCAGGCGCTGGCCGACGCCTTCGACAAGGACCTCAAAACGCCCGCGACCACGCATCCGTCGTTCATCGGCGGCCGCGTCGCCGACGTCGTCCTTGACGGGGAGGTAGTCGGCGTCATCGGTGAACTCCACCCGAAGGTGCTCGTCGAGCACGACTTAGAACTGCCAGTCGCCGCGTTCGAGTTCCGACTGGACGCGCTGAAATAA
- a CDS encoding phenylalanine--tRNA ligase subunit alpha, protein MKRPQAQVAVLQAADAQEDRRIDDVAEEADLKPEAVTRAAFELEADGLLSVTEETLEHYELTEEGDQYVRESLPEQDLYEAAIDAGAADGPVQMGQAIGASGLEGGAVDIALSNYARKAYGEIDSGEITANADADPGSDPEMLALEAVADGRVDDADSDALDQLERRGLLNVREETVRSIKLTDDGVTALMEGVEAAETVDQLTPEMLTSGEWEDVAFTEYNVEADAEDVSHGKEHILRQTANRVKDTLVGMGFSEMEGPHADAQFWINDCLFMPQDHPARTHWDQFALEEPEEIGHLPPDLVERVRSAHKEGVGPDGEGYHSPWTENIARGMDLRGHTTSLSMRYLSGHQVGELDPPERYFSVEKVYRNDTLDPTHLLEFFQIEGWVMAEDLSVRDLMGTFTEFYEQFGITDLEFKPHYNPYTEPSFELFGTHPKTGEVVEVGNSGIFRDEVLTPLGVDCDVMAWGLSLERLLMLMYGFEDIRDVHGTLCDLELLRETEVMR, encoded by the coding sequence ATGAAACGACCACAGGCACAGGTGGCTGTCCTGCAGGCCGCCGACGCACAGGAAGACAGGCGTATCGACGACGTGGCCGAAGAAGCCGATCTCAAGCCGGAAGCGGTCACCAGAGCGGCGTTCGAACTCGAAGCCGATGGACTGCTCTCCGTCACAGAAGAGACGCTCGAACACTACGAACTCACCGAGGAAGGCGACCAGTACGTCCGTGAGAGCTTGCCCGAACAAGACCTCTACGAGGCAGCTATCGACGCTGGCGCGGCCGACGGCCCAGTCCAGATGGGACAGGCTATCGGGGCCTCGGGCCTCGAAGGCGGCGCGGTCGACATCGCGCTCTCGAACTACGCCCGCAAGGCCTACGGCGAGATCGACAGCGGCGAGATCACGGCCAACGCTGACGCCGACCCCGGGTCCGATCCCGAGATGCTGGCGCTTGAGGCCGTTGCCGACGGACGCGTTGACGATGCCGACTCGGATGCGCTCGACCAACTGGAACGGCGTGGCCTCCTCAACGTCCGCGAGGAGACTGTTCGCTCGATCAAACTCACCGACGACGGCGTCACCGCGCTGATGGAGGGCGTCGAAGCTGCCGAGACCGTCGACCAGCTCACGCCCGAGATGCTCACCAGCGGCGAGTGGGAGGACGTGGCCTTCACTGAGTACAATGTCGAGGCCGACGCCGAGGACGTGAGCCACGGCAAGGAACACATCCTCCGCCAGACGGCCAACCGCGTGAAGGACACGCTCGTCGGGATGGGCTTCTCCGAGATGGAAGGCCCCCACGCCGACGCCCAGTTCTGGATTAACGACTGCCTGTTCATGCCACAGGACCACCCGGCCCGAACCCACTGGGACCAGTTCGCGCTGGAGGAACCAGAGGAGATCGGTCACCTCCCCCCGGACCTCGTCGAGCGGGTCCGCTCGGCGCACAAGGAGGGTGTCGGCCCCGACGGCGAGGGGTATCACTCGCCGTGGACCGAGAACATTGCTCGCGGGATGGACTTGCGTGGCCACACCACATCGCTGTCGATGCGGTATCTCTCCGGCCACCAAGTCGGCGAACTCGACCCGCCCGAACGCTACTTCAGCGTCGAGAAGGTGTACCGCAACGACACGCTCGACCCGACACACCTGCTGGAGTTCTTCCAGATCGAGGGCTGGGTGATGGCCGAAGATCTCTCCGTGCGGGACCTGATGGGGACGTTCACGGAGTTCTACGAACAGTTCGGCATCACTGATCTGGAGTTCAAGCCTCACTACAACCCCTACACGGAGCCGAGCTTCGAACTGTTCGGTACCCACCCCAAGACCGGTGAGGTCGTCGAAGTCGGGAACTCCGGTATCTTCCGCGACGAGGTGCTCACGCCGCTTGGCGTCGACTGCGACGTGATGGCGTGGGGTCTCTCGCTCGAACGACTACTCATGCTCATGTACGGCTTCGAAGACATCCGCGACGTACACGGGACGCTGTGTGATCTTGAACTGCTGCGGGAGACGGAGGTGATGCGCTGA
- a CDS encoding tryptophan--tRNA ligase translates to MTTDDSHHDDALPDEDRRQSGGEWQESDARSGGESVRPDGGTEAEGADEATLDPWGSSTIADYRKLFEQFGIEEFDEVLSEVPNPHYLMRRGVIFGHRDYRPVAEAMRNDEPFAALSGFMPTGDPHIGHKLVFDEIIWHQQQGGDAHALIADLEAHSARGLSWDEIDEHATDYVLSLLALGFDPEDGMLYRQSDNREVQDLAFELGAEANFSELQAIYDFDGETDVSHMQSVVTQMADILYPQLDEPKPTVIPVGPDQDPHMRLARDLAARMRYFGVTEAFASFEADGVERTLLRQAYDAREEYAEEPDRPRCGEAADWLRDHQPAPADARESVVAKLDEAGKEPLRPRIRFLDRNATAEAFEALIEAIDGEKRVYDEHIDTFDLDHAEAEELAQRVELDTGGYGFQPPSSIYHRFMTGLTGGKMSSSIPASHISLLDDPEDGYDKVKSATTGGRSTAEEQREKGGKADECPVYELYAYLLSGDDDEFAKEVYDECVGGERLCGGCKEQAAELMAEFLEDHQEKRDEWEDKLDELDIDLDSDRVPTSAD, encoded by the coding sequence ATGACAACAGACGACTCCCACCACGACGACGCATTGCCCGACGAGGACCGCCGCCAGTCGGGCGGAGAGTGGCAGGAGTCCGACGCCCGCTCCGGCGGCGAGTCGGTTCGCCCCGACGGGGGAACCGAAGCTGAGGGGGCCGACGAGGCGACGCTCGACCCGTGGGGCTCCTCGACCATCGCTGACTACCGCAAACTGTTCGAGCAGTTCGGCATCGAGGAGTTCGACGAGGTGCTCTCCGAGGTTCCTAACCCCCACTATCTGATGCGCCGGGGCGTCATCTTCGGTCACCGCGACTACCGGCCGGTCGCCGAGGCGATGCGCAACGACGAGCCCTTCGCTGCGCTGTCGGGGTTCATGCCGACCGGCGACCCCCACATCGGCCACAAGCTCGTCTTCGACGAGATCATCTGGCACCAACAGCAGGGCGGGGACGCCCACGCGCTCATCGCGGACCTCGAAGCCCACAGCGCCCGCGGACTCTCTTGGGACGAAATCGACGAACACGCGACGGACTACGTCCTCTCGCTGCTCGCGCTCGGCTTCGACCCTGAGGACGGCATGCTCTACCGTCAGTCGGACAACCGCGAGGTGCAGGACCTCGCGTTCGAACTCGGCGCGGAGGCGAACTTCTCGGAACTGCAGGCAATCTACGACTTCGACGGCGAGACAGATGTCTCTCACATGCAGTCGGTCGTCACCCAGATGGCCGATATCCTGTACCCGCAACTAGACGAGCCCAAGCCGACGGTCATCCCCGTTGGCCCGGACCAAGATCCACACATGCGGCTCGCACGCGACCTCGCCGCGCGGATGCGGTACTTCGGTGTGACGGAAGCCTTCGCCAGTTTCGAGGCTGACGGCGTCGAGCGGACACTGCTCCGGCAGGCCTACGACGCCCGCGAGGAGTACGCCGAGGAGCCAGACCGGCCCCGCTGTGGCGAGGCCGCCGACTGGCTGCGCGACCACCAGCCGGCACCCGCTGACGCCCGCGAGTCCGTCGTCGCCAAACTCGACGAGGCGGGCAAGGAACCGCTCCGCCCGCGGATTCGGTTCCTCGACCGCAACGCGACTGCCGAGGCCTTCGAGGCGCTCATCGAGGCCATCGACGGCGAGAAGCGGGTGTACGACGAGCACATCGACACGTTCGATCTGGACCACGCCGAGGCCGAGGAACTGGCCCAGCGGGTCGAACTCGACACCGGCGGCTACGGCTTCCAGCCGCCGTCGTCCATCTACCACCGCTTCATGACAGGCCTCACCGGCGGCAAGATGTCGTCGTCGATTCCAGCCTCGCACATCTCCTTGCTTGACGACCCGGAGGACGGGTACGACAAGGTGAAATCGGCGACTACTGGCGGCCGCTCCACGGCCGAGGAACAGCGCGAAAAAGGCGGGAAAGCCGATGAGTGCCCAGTGTACGAGCTGTATGCCTACCTGCTCTCTGGCGACGACGACGAGTTCGCCAAGGAGGTGTACGACGAGTGTGTCGGCGGCGAACGCCTCTGTGGTGGCTGTAAGGAGCAGGCCGCCGAACTGATGGCCGAGTTCCTTGAAGACCATCAGGAGAAACGCGACGAGTGGGAAGACAAGCTCGACGAACTCGACATCGACCTCGACTCTGACCGCGTGCCGACGAGCGCGGACTGA
- the endA gene encoding tRNA-intron lyase: MELTLDGDVVRAGYEARERFYDSRGYGKVRNGDIDLAPVEAAHLLYRGDIESIDGMDFRAFLGSAAVSEVDFAVYKDLRDRGFYLTPARKGWVDDAAGTDFVVYPRGKGPWDNEVAYRVRVVGERDTVGATGLGDCVLAVVDEESEVTYLDTDRRDVAGTSDAAVPATEGELLGERVVCWEPPTELYEQAFYGQQLGDDGAVQLSLVEAAYLTQEGLLTVDGGADAVVERGREVEGDRFDRRLAVYSALRGSGVAPKTGFKFGADFRTYADVESAENLGHSELLVRVLPADHRFEPRDLALDVRLAHGVRKTMVFALRADGGDSAGSDDIEWVAVERLTP; encoded by the coding sequence ACGCTCGACGGTGATGTCGTGCGGGCCGGCTACGAGGCGCGCGAGCGGTTCTACGACTCGCGTGGCTACGGCAAGGTCCGAAACGGCGACATCGATCTGGCCCCGGTAGAGGCGGCACACCTCCTCTACCGCGGGGATATCGAGAGCATCGATGGGATGGACTTCCGGGCGTTTCTTGGGTCGGCGGCCGTCTCTGAGGTCGATTTCGCCGTCTACAAAGATCTGCGGGACCGCGGCTTCTACCTCACGCCGGCCCGCAAGGGATGGGTCGACGACGCCGCAGGCACGGACTTCGTGGTCTACCCCCGCGGCAAGGGACCGTGGGACAACGAGGTGGCCTACCGCGTCCGGGTCGTCGGTGAGCGCGACACGGTTGGGGCCACCGGTCTGGGCGACTGTGTGCTGGCGGTCGTCGACGAGGAGAGCGAAGTGACCTATCTCGACACCGACCGGCGCGACGTTGCAGGGACCAGCGACGCCGCCGTTCCGGCAACGGAGGGTGAACTGCTCGGAGAGCGGGTGGTTTGCTGGGAGCCGCCGACGGAACTGTACGAACAGGCCTTCTACGGCCAGCAACTCGGCGACGATGGCGCGGTCCAGCTTTCGCTCGTGGAGGCCGCGTATCTCACACAGGAAGGGCTGCTCACGGTCGATGGCGGAGCCGATGCGGTCGTCGAGCGGGGCCGCGAAGTCGAGGGCGACCGATTCGACCGGCGGCTTGCCGTCTATTCCGCCCTGCGGGGGAGCGGCGTCGCCCCGAAGACCGGCTTCAAATTCGGCGCGGACTTCCGGACCTACGCCGACGTCGAGAGCGCCGAAAACCTCGGGCATTCGGAGCTACTGGTTCGGGTGTTGCCGGCGGACCACCGGTTCGAGCCGCGGGACCTCGCGCTGGACGTACGGCTTGCCCACGGCGTCCGGAAGACGATGGTGTTCGCGCTCAGGGCGGACGGCGGCGATAGTGCCGGTAGCGACGACATCGAGTGGGTGGCTGTCGAGCGACTGACGCCCTGA